Within Gammaproteobacteria bacterium, the genomic segment AAGGCCTACTTTGATCGTTTGGGGCTGGTGTCGCTGCTCGATACGGTGCGACGACTCCAGTGTGTCTCATGAACCGCCGGATGCGGAACCGCACGTCCGGTGGTGTGAGAGGACGGCGGGGGTGACCCCGCCTCCTACTCGATTGAGGGCCCTGAAAAGGGGGGCGGGGTGCCGGATGATCGTTTTTTATACTGATTTCGGCGGCGGGCCGTATCTCGGGCAGATGGAGGCCGCGGTTTATCGCGCCGGTTCCGGGCTTACGGTGGTGAATCTGCTTTCCCGGGCGCCTCGCTTCCGTCCCAAGCTGGCCGCTTATCTGCTTGCCGCCTATCCCGGCGAGTTTCCGGCGGGCACGGTGTTTGTCTGCGTGGTGGACCCCGGTGTGGGGCAGCCGGAGCGGGGGGCCGTGGTCTTGTGGGCGGATGAGCGCTGGTTTGTTGGTCCCGACAACGGTTTGTTTGATGTGTTGGTGGCGCGTGCCGGCAGGGTCCGTTGTTGGGACATTGATTGGCGCCGTTTTGCCCCTTCCGCCAGTTTCCACGGCCGCGACGTGTTCGCGCCTATCGCCGCCGTCCTGGCCCGGGGCGGCAGTCCCCCCGGGAAGGAGCGGGCGCCCACTACCCGCGTGGGAACGGTCTGGCCGGAGGACTTGCCGGAGGTTGTGTTCATTGATGACTACGGCAATGCCATGACCGGTGTGCGGGCCTGCGTTCTGGATGAGGGAGGCCGGGTCATGGTGGGCGGGCGGGTCTTGCCGCGGGCGCGCACCTTCAGCGACATGCCGCCGGGCCAGGCTTTTTGGTATTCCAATTCCGTGGGTCTGGTGGAACTGGCAGTGAACCAGGGACGCGCCGATGAGCTGTTGGGCCTGTCTTTGGGCCACCCGGTGACTTTGCAATAGCGCATAGTGGGAGACGGGTTGACGGTGTTGTCCCGCCCCGCTGCGGCGCGTATCCGCTTCAGCCACCTGTTCTCCACACCGGCCTGCAGCATGCCGCAGTGATCGTGTTCCGGCTATCTCCCGCGCCTTTCCATCGCGTGGGAGGCGGTGGCGGTCATTATTGGTTATCATTGCGCTTGGTGCGCACAGCCGCCAAGCCCGAAGGAACTGCCTCTTTTATGGCGAATGGAGACAGAAAAAAACATGCCAGGGCCGGGGTGGCCGATGGTCATGTCCGGAGTACGCCCTATCCGATGAGCGGAATCATCAACCGCTGGATCAAGAAGTATTTTTCCGACCCGGAAGCGGTGATCCTGGCCGTGCTGTTGGTGTTGGGGTTCGCCATCGTTATTTTCCTGGGCGATATTCTGATGCCGGTGTTGGCCAGCCTGGTGATTGCCTACATGCTCGAAGGCAGCGTCAAGGCGCTGGAAAAACGCGGGGCGCCGCGGATCGTCGCGGTGAGTGTGGTCTTTAGCGGTTTCGTCACCTCGCTGGTGCTGATTCTGTTCGTGCTCATCCCGCTGGTATCCAGCCAGTTGACCCAGCTGGTGCAGGAACTGCCCAATATGGTGGCCAAGGGACAGCAGGCCTTGTTGCAACTGCCCGAGCTGTATCCCCGCTTTATCACTGAAGCCCAGGTGAAGGAGGCCATGGCGGGGATCAAGTCCGGTGTGGCCGATGTGGGGCAGGCCATGCTGTCGATGTCCCTGACCACCCTGACGGGCCTGTTCACCTTGCTGGTTTATCTCATTTTGGTGCCGGTGCTGGTGTTTTTCTTCCTCAAGGACAAGGGTCCCATGGTGAGCTGGTTGTCCGGCATGCTGCCCCGGGAACGCGCCCTGGCCACCCGGGTGTGGCGGGAAATGGACCAGCAGATCGGCAACTACATCCGCGGCAAAATCGTTGAGATTCTCATCGTCGGTGTGGTCACGGGGGTGGTGTTTGCGCTGATGGGGCTGCGCTACTCGATGCTGTTGGGGGTGTTGGTCGGCCTGTCGGTGATCATTCCCTACATTGGCGCGGTGGTGGTCACGTTTCCGGTGGTGATCATTGCGTTCTTCCAGTGGGGCTGGGGGGCGGATTTCACCTACGTGCTTGTGGCCTATTTCATCATCCAGGCCGTGGACGGCAACGTGCTGGTGCCCTGGCTGTTTTCGGAGGCGGTCAATCTTCACCCCGTGGCGATCATCGTCGCCATACTCATCTTCGGCGGTTTCTGGGGCTTTTGGGGCGTGTTTTTTGCCATTCCGCTGGCGACGCTGGTCAAAGCCGTGCTCAACGCCTGGCCCCGCTCGGTGGAGGAGTAGGGGGGTGTCCCCGGTGTGGGTTACAAAATGTCGCTGGCGTAGTCCGCCAGGCGGGAGCGCTCGCCGCTCAGCAGGGTGATGTGTGAGGCATGATCCCAGGTCTTGAATCGGTCGACGACGTAAGTCAGGCCTGAGGTGGTTTCCGTCAAATAGGGCGTGTCAATCTGCCCCACGTTACCCAGCACCACCATCTTTGTTCCCGGTCCGGCGCGGGTGATCAGGGCCTTCATTTGCTTGGACGTGAGGTTTTGCGCCTCGTCGATGATCACGTACTTGTTCAGGAACGTGCGGCCGCGCATAAAGTTCATGGCGTGAATTTTAATCCGGTTGCGCAGCAGATCATTGGTGGCCGCCCGCCCCCAGCTGCCGCCGTCAGTATTGGACAGCACTTCCAGATTGTCCATCAGGGCGCCCATCCACGGCGCCATCTTCTCTTCCTCGGTGCCGGGCAGAAAGCCGATGTCTTCACCCATGGGTACCGTGGCCCGGGTCATGATGATTTCCTGATAGCGGCGTTCGTCCAGCACCTGCGCCAGTCCTGCGGCCAGGGTGAGCAGGGTTTTGCCCGTGCCGGCGTTGCCCAGCAGGGTGACG encodes:
- a CDS encoding AI-2E family transporter; amino-acid sequence: MSGIINRWIKKYFSDPEAVILAVLLVLGFAIVIFLGDILMPVLASLVIAYMLEGSVKALEKRGAPRIVAVSVVFSGFVTSLVLILFVLIPLVSSQLTQLVQELPNMVAKGQQALLQLPELYPRFITEAQVKEAMAGIKSGVADVGQAMLSMSLTTLTGLFTLLVYLILVPVLVFFFLKDKGPMVSWLSGMLPRERALATRVWREMDQQIGNYIRGKIVEILIVGVVTGVVFALMGLRYSMLLGVLVGLSVIIPYIGAVVVTFPVVIIAFFQWGWGADFTYVLVAYFIIQAVDGNVLVPWLFSEAVNLHPVAIIVAILIFGGFWGFWGVFFAIPLATLVKAVLNAWPRSVEE